One genomic segment of Rhizorhabdus phycosphaerae includes these proteins:
- a CDS encoding D-alanine--D-alanine ligase: MTHAPLHIAVLMGGWSSEREVSLTSGNGVADALESLGHKVTRIDMDRDVAARLAAAMPDVVFNALHGTPGEDGTIQGLMDLMGLTYTHSGLTTSVIAIDKELTKQQLVPAGIRMPEGRIVESASLYEGDPLPRPYVLKPVNEGSSVGVAIVKEGDNHGSPIHRDSHGPWQSFKTLLAEPFIRGRELTVAVLGDRALCVTELVPTSGFYDYEAKYTDGLTTHVCPADIPQAIADEAMRMALDAHRVLGCRGTSRSDFRWDDEQGVEGLYLLEVNTQPGMTPLSLVPEQAKHTGMTYANLVQAIVDEALADRQSKEGSKG; this comes from the coding sequence GTGACACATGCGCCTCTCCACATCGCCGTTCTTATGGGCGGCTGGTCGTCCGAGCGGGAAGTGTCGCTGACCTCGGGCAACGGCGTCGCCGATGCGCTCGAAAGCCTTGGTCACAAGGTGACGCGGATCGACATGGACCGCGACGTCGCCGCGCGGCTTGCGGCGGCGATGCCCGATGTGGTGTTCAACGCGCTGCACGGCACGCCCGGCGAAGATGGTACCATCCAGGGCCTGATGGACCTGATGGGGCTGACCTACACCCATTCGGGGCTCACCACCTCGGTGATCGCCATCGACAAGGAACTGACCAAGCAGCAGCTGGTCCCCGCCGGCATCCGCATGCCCGAGGGGCGGATCGTCGAGAGCGCCAGCCTGTACGAGGGCGACCCCCTGCCCCGTCCCTATGTCCTGAAGCCGGTCAACGAGGGCTCGTCGGTCGGTGTCGCCATCGTAAAAGAGGGTGACAATCACGGCTCGCCGATTCATCGTGACTCGCATGGCCCCTGGCAAAGCTTCAAGACACTGCTCGCAGAGCCCTTCATCCGGGGGCGCGAATTGACCGTGGCCGTGCTCGGCGATCGCGCGCTGTGCGTCACCGAGCTGGTCCCGACCAGCGGCTTCTACGATTATGAGGCCAAGTACACCGACGGCCTGACGACTCATGTCTGTCCTGCCGACATCCCGCAGGCCATCGCCGACGAAGCCATGCGCATGGCGCTCGACGCACACCGCGTGCTGGGATGCCGCGGCACGTCACGCTCCGATTTCCGCTGGGACGACGAACAGGGCGTCGAGGGGCTCTACCTGCTCGAGGTCAACACCCAGCCGGGTATGACCCCGCTTAGCCTCGTTCCCGAACAGGCGAAACACACCGGCATGACCTATGCCAATCTCGTCCAGGCGATCGTCGACGAAGCTCTCGCGGACAGGCAATCCAAGGAAGGATCGAAGGGATGA
- the mraY gene encoding phospho-N-acetylmuramoyl-pentapeptide-transferase — translation MLYLIAEQLGFPGVLNLIRYITFRAGAAALTALFIGLIIGPRFIGWLRVRQGKGQPIRADGPQTHLAKVGTPTMGGLMILIAVTLSLLLWMDLNNRYVWACIGVTLGFGLIGFMDDYDKVKKRSTAGISGKARLIAEFVIAGLASWLIVSGNGTQLYVPFYNGPVIDLGPAYILFAAFVIVAFGNAVNLTDGLDGLAIMPVVIASLAFFVIAYLVGNAKFAHYLGIPHVLGAGDLTILTAAIIGGGLAFLWFNAPPAAVFMGDTGSLALGGALGVISVVTHHEIVLAIVGGLFVMETVSVVLQVFFYKRTGRRIFRMAPIHHHFEQLGWSEPTVVIRFWIISFVLALAGLATLKLR, via the coding sequence ATGCTCTACCTGATTGCCGAACAGCTCGGGTTTCCGGGCGTGCTGAATCTCATCCGGTACATCACCTTCCGGGCGGGGGCGGCTGCGCTCACGGCGCTGTTCATCGGCCTCATCATCGGCCCGCGCTTCATCGGGTGGCTCCGCGTCCGCCAGGGCAAGGGCCAGCCGATCCGCGCCGACGGCCCGCAGACGCACCTCGCCAAGGTCGGCACGCCCACCATGGGCGGGCTGATGATCCTGATCGCGGTGACGCTGTCGCTGCTGCTGTGGATGGATCTCAACAACCGCTATGTCTGGGCCTGCATCGGGGTGACCCTGGGCTTCGGCCTCATCGGGTTCATGGACGATTATGACAAGGTCAAGAAACGCAGCACCGCCGGCATTTCGGGCAAGGCCCGCCTGATCGCCGAGTTCGTCATCGCCGGTCTTGCCAGCTGGCTGATCGTCTCGGGGAACGGCACCCAGCTCTACGTGCCCTTCTACAATGGCCCGGTGATCGATCTCGGCCCCGCCTATATCCTGTTCGCGGCCTTCGTGATCGTCGCCTTCGGCAATGCCGTGAACCTGACCGACGGGCTCGACGGTCTGGCGATCATGCCGGTGGTCATCGCCAGCCTCGCCTTTTTCGTCATCGCCTATCTGGTCGGCAATGCGAAGTTCGCGCATTATCTCGGCATTCCGCACGTTCTCGGCGCAGGCGACCTGACGATCCTGACCGCCGCAATCATCGGCGGCGGACTCGCTTTCCTCTGGTTCAATGCGCCACCGGCCGCCGTCTTCATGGGCGACACCGGGAGCCTTGCGCTTGGCGGCGCGCTGGGCGTGATCTCGGTCGTCACGCATCATGAGATCGTCCTGGCGATCGTCGGCGGCCTGTTCGTCATGGAAACCGTCTCGGTCGTGCTGCAGGTCTTCTTTTACAAGCGTACCGGCCGCCGTATCTTTCGCATGGCGCCGATCCACCATCATTTCGAACAGCTCGGCTGGAGCGAACCGACGGTGGTGATCCGCTTCTGGATCATCTCCTTCGTCCTCGCCCTCGCCGGTCTCGCCACGCTGAAGCTGCGGTGA
- the murC gene encoding UDP-N-acetylmuramate--L-alanine ligase, with product MKGVATDIGTIHFIGIGGIGMSGIAEVMHNLGYKVQGSDVSESYVVEGLRKRGIAVMIGHKAENLGDAAVVVTSTAIKRGNPEVELALEKRIPVVRRAEMLAELMRLKSTVAIAGTHGKTTTTSMVAALLDAGGVDPTVINGGIINSYGSNARLGASDWMVVEADESDGSFLRLDGTIAVVTNIDPEHLDHYGSFDKVKDCFVEFVENVPFYGAALLCIDHPEVQAIIPRVRDRKVVTYGFSAQADVRGDNVTPIPGGNRFDVVIRNRDGDTRRIEGVTLPMPGRHNVQNALAAIGVALEMNISDDIIANGFAKFGGVKRRFTKVGEVPVGDGVATIIDDYGHHPVEIRAVLAAAREGARSRVIAVVQPHRYTRLRDLMVEFQTAFNDADTVYVTPVYAAGEAPIEGVDADALVSGLKQRGHRSAQTVAGPDALAKVLAATIGADDMVICLGAGDITKWAAGLSEAIAKEKAA from the coding sequence ATGAAGGGTGTCGCAACCGACATCGGCACCATCCATTTCATCGGCATCGGCGGCATCGGCATGTCCGGTATCGCCGAGGTGATGCATAATCTCGGCTATAAGGTGCAGGGCTCGGACGTCTCCGAAAGCTATGTCGTCGAAGGGCTGCGCAAGCGCGGCATCGCCGTGATGATCGGCCACAAGGCCGAAAATCTGGGCGACGCCGCCGTGGTCGTGACATCGACCGCGATCAAGCGCGGCAACCCGGAGGTCGAGCTGGCGCTGGAGAAGCGCATTCCGGTCGTCCGCCGCGCCGAGATGCTCGCCGAACTGATGCGGTTGAAATCGACCGTCGCGATCGCAGGCACCCATGGCAAGACAACCACGACCTCGATGGTCGCGGCGCTGCTCGACGCCGGTGGGGTCGATCCGACCGTGATCAACGGCGGCATCATCAACAGCTATGGCTCGAATGCCCGCCTGGGCGCGTCCGACTGGATGGTCGTCGAAGCCGACGAGAGCGACGGCAGCTTCCTGCGTCTCGACGGCACCATCGCAGTGGTGACCAACATCGATCCCGAGCATCTCGACCATTATGGTTCGTTCGACAAGGTGAAGGACTGCTTCGTCGAGTTCGTCGAGAATGTCCCCTTCTACGGCGCGGCGCTGCTGTGCATCGACCACCCCGAGGTGCAGGCGATCATCCCGCGCGTCCGCGACCGAAAGGTCGTCACCTATGGCTTTTCGGCGCAGGCCGACGTGCGCGGCGACAATGTCACGCCGATCCCCGGCGGCAACCGCTTCGACGTCGTGATCCGCAATCGCGATGGCGACACGCGCCGTATCGAGGGCGTCACCCTGCCGATGCCCGGTCGGCACAATGTCCAGAACGCTCTCGCCGCGATCGGCGTCGCGCTGGAGATGAACATATCGGACGACATCATCGCCAACGGCTTCGCCAAATTCGGCGGCGTGAAGCGGCGCTTCACGAAGGTCGGCGAGGTCCCGGTCGGCGACGGTGTGGCCACGATCATCGACGATTACGGCCACCATCCGGTTGAAATCCGCGCGGTGCTGGCCGCTGCCCGCGAGGGTGCGCGGTCGCGCGTCATCGCGGTCGTCCAACCGCATCGTTACACCCGCCTGCGCGACCTGATGGTCGAGTTCCAGACGGCGTTCAACGACGCCGACACCGTGTACGTCACGCCGGTCTATGCAGCGGGCGAAGCGCCGATCGAAGGCGTCGACGCCGACGCGCTCGTTTCGGGGCTGAAGCAACGCGGACACCGCTCGGCGCAGACCGTCGCCGGGCCGGACGCGCTCGCCAAAGTCCTGGCTGCGACGATCGGAGCGGACGACATGGTGATCTGCCTGGGCGCGGGTGATATCACGAAATGGGCGGCGGGGCTTTCAGAGGCGATTGCCAAGGAGAAGGCAGCATGA
- the murG gene encoding undecaprenyldiphospho-muramoylpentapeptide beta-N-acetylglucosaminyltransferase, with amino-acid sequence MRVTRHFVLAAGGTGGHMVPAHALAAELMRRGHRVALVTDERGARIPGLFDGVQTHVIPAGRLGGGLRAMIKAVRDIRAGTAMAGQLYETFAPSAVIGFGGYPALPALRAAFKRRIPTVIHEQNAVLGRVNRFVAGKVDAIATAYPDVERLKPRYDDKTVLVGNPVRDSVREIREQPFPDLGPDSIFRLLVTGGSQGASILSDVVPDGLALLPQGFRRRLQVTQQCRPEDIESVRSKYKVLGIPADLATYFTDLPERLAWAHLVIARAGASTIADISVAGRPAILIPLPSAADDHQTANARELAQVGGARAIRQSNFTPQELAKQMQKLALDPKALINAARRAHGVGRPKAAEDLADLVERIGPEPIVDPIPVEKLELRPLKGAFA; translated from the coding sequence ATGAGGGTAACGCGCCACTTCGTCCTCGCGGCCGGCGGCACCGGCGGCCATATGGTCCCGGCGCATGCGCTGGCGGCCGAACTGATGCGCCGGGGACATCGGGTCGCGCTGGTCACCGACGAACGCGGCGCGCGGATTCCCGGGCTGTTCGACGGAGTGCAGACGCACGTCATTCCTGCCGGCCGGCTCGGCGGCGGCCTGCGGGCCATGATCAAGGCCGTGCGCGACATTCGCGCCGGAACCGCCATGGCCGGGCAGCTCTACGAGACTTTCGCGCCGTCGGCGGTGATCGGCTTCGGCGGCTATCCCGCGCTGCCCGCGCTCCGCGCCGCCTTCAAGCGCCGCATTCCAACGGTGATCCACGAGCAGAATGCCGTGCTCGGCCGGGTGAACCGCTTCGTCGCCGGGAAAGTGGATGCGATCGCCACCGCTTATCCCGATGTCGAACGGCTCAAGCCGCGCTATGACGACAAGACGGTTCTGGTCGGCAATCCCGTGCGCGACAGCGTCCGCGAAATCCGCGAACAGCCCTTTCCGGATCTTGGCCCCGACAGCATCTTCCGCCTGCTGGTGACTGGGGGAAGCCAGGGCGCATCGATCCTCTCGGACGTCGTTCCCGACGGCCTCGCTCTTCTGCCCCAGGGCTTCCGGCGCCGGCTTCAGGTGACGCAGCAATGCCGTCCCGAGGACATCGAGTCGGTCCGCAGCAAATATAAGGTACTCGGTATCCCGGCCGATCTCGCGACCTATTTCACCGACCTTCCGGAAAGGCTCGCCTGGGCGCATCTCGTCATCGCCCGCGCGGGGGCTTCGACCATCGCCGACATCAGCGTCGCCGGCCGTCCCGCGATCCTGATCCCCCTGCCGTCGGCGGCCGACGATCATCAGACCGCCAATGCCCGCGAACTTGCGCAGGTCGGCGGCGCCCGCGCGATCCGGCAGTCGAACTTCACGCCGCAGGAACTTGCGAAGCAGATGCAGAAGCTCGCGCTCGATCCCAAGGCGCTGATCAATGCGGCGCGGCGCGCCCATGGCGTCGGCCGCCCCAAGGCTGCCGAGGACCTTGCAGATCTGGTCGAGCGCATCGGCCCTGAACCGATCGTCGACCCCATCCCCGTGGAAAAACTGGAACTCCGTCCCTTGAAAGGCGCATTTGCATGA
- a CDS encoding UDP-N-acetylmuramoyl-tripeptide--D-alanyl-D-alanine ligase, which yields MSASSAPLWTAFDIAAAVDGEVHGDFQASGVAFDSREIGPGDLFVAMKGETTDGHAFLDKAFAAGAAGAIVSDACPGPHVRVGDTMTALESLGTAARARMAGKIIGVTGSVGKTGTKEALFACLDRSLRGRVHRSVKSYNNHTGVPLSLARMPADTAIGVFEMGMNHAGELAQLTLLVRPHVAIVTAIAPAHSAFFASEADIADAKGEIFQGLEPGGIAILPFDSPHRERLRAAAEPHAGRIVTFGHDRQADIRVQDVVPLDSGTLVSLILPDAELTFTIAPPGAHWVSNAMAVMAAVWAVGGDLAAAGLAFAEMEGLPGRGQRSTVSIGDGTALVIDESYNANPGSMAATIGMLGQQAADRRVVVLGDMRELGAGSPGYHAALAGPLQEAGVGFALLVGQEMAALANALEGRIDFAHVPDARAALDSIGSRLAPGDAILIKGSNAIGLSRLVEHLRSGALAGERTTCST from the coding sequence ATGAGCGCGTCCTCCGCCCCGCTCTGGACGGCGTTCGACATCGCAGCGGCGGTGGACGGCGAGGTACATGGCGACTTCCAGGCGTCCGGTGTCGCCTTCGACTCGCGGGAGATCGGACCCGGCGACCTGTTCGTCGCGATGAAAGGCGAGACCACCGATGGCCACGCCTTTCTCGACAAGGCGTTTGCCGCTGGCGCAGCGGGCGCGATAGTCTCGGACGCCTGCCCCGGCCCCCACGTCCGCGTGGGCGACACGATGACGGCGCTCGAATCGCTCGGCACGGCGGCGCGGGCGCGCATGGCGGGCAAGATCATCGGAGTGACGGGATCGGTCGGCAAGACCGGCACCAAGGAAGCGCTGTTCGCTTGCCTCGATCGGTCGCTGCGGGGGCGGGTCCACCGCTCGGTCAAGAGCTACAACAACCACACCGGCGTGCCGCTGAGCCTCGCCCGCATGCCGGCAGACACGGCCATCGGCGTGTTCGAGATGGGCATGAACCACGCCGGGGAGCTTGCCCAGCTTACCCTTCTGGTCCGGCCCCACGTCGCGATCGTCACCGCCATCGCGCCCGCGCACAGCGCCTTCTTCGCGAGCGAGGCGGACATCGCCGATGCCAAGGGCGAGATATTCCAGGGCCTCGAGCCCGGCGGCATCGCCATCCTGCCGTTCGACAGCCCGCACCGCGAGCGCCTGCGCGCGGCCGCCGAGCCGCATGCCGGCCGCATCGTCACCTTCGGGCACGACCGCCAGGCCGATATCCGCGTCCAGGACGTGGTCCCGCTGGACAGCGGCACGCTCGTCTCGCTGATCCTGCCCGATGCCGAACTGACCTTCACCATCGCACCGCCGGGCGCGCATTGGGTATCCAACGCCATGGCGGTCATGGCCGCCGTGTGGGCAGTGGGCGGCGACCTCGCGGCAGCCGGGCTCGCCTTTGCCGAAATGGAGGGCCTTCCCGGACGGGGCCAGCGCAGCACCGTTTCGATCGGGGACGGCACCGCGCTGGTCATCGACGAAAGCTACAACGCCAACCCCGGGTCGATGGCCGCTACCATCGGCATGCTCGGCCAGCAGGCGGCCGATCGCCGCGTGGTGGTGCTGGGCGACATGCGGGAACTGGGCGCCGGTTCGCCCGGTTATCACGCCGCGCTCGCAGGGCCTCTGCAGGAGGCTGGCGTGGGCTTCGCGCTGCTCGTCGGACAGGAGATGGCTGCGCTCGCAAACGCCCTTGAGGGCCGGATCGATTTCGCGCATGTGCCCGACGCCCGCGCGGCGCTCGATTCGATCGGGAGCCGGCTTGCGCCGGGCGATGCCATATTGATCAAGGGATCGAACGCGATCGGCCTGTCGCGTCTCGTTGAGCATCTCCGCTCGGGGGCGTTGGCCGGCGAAAGGACGACATGCTCTACCTGA
- a CDS encoding cell division protein FtsQ/DivIB, with product MKAARARSADRRPRASAPARRAPTRRTASTLDKAVDQLPISRDALRRTGNWALGLAVTGGVIAGLIAMGLPQMIGLMIADGIGSAGFKVRNVEILNRRQVDSAVVYDIAMRQQARPMPLVDLDGTRAELMKLGWISDARVSRRLPDTLVVDIVERVPTAIWQYQHRLALIDKDGVVIGPVDDRAMPDLPVVVGPGANRRASQLSALMANAPSLKPLVTAASWQGDRRWDIIFQSGEKLMLPEGDAEAAKALVFFAQEDRRAGLLGKGLVSIDMRDPSRMVARVSREPGSRIEPPAAQLNPKSTT from the coding sequence ATGAAGGCCGCGCGCGCGCGTTCCGCCGACCGCCGACCGCGCGCCAGCGCGCCGGCCCGTCGCGCGCCCACGCGCCGCACCGCCTCGACCCTCGACAAGGCGGTCGATCAGCTGCCGATTTCGCGCGATGCCCTGCGCAGGACCGGCAATTGGGCGCTGGGCCTTGCCGTGACCGGTGGCGTGATCGCCGGGCTGATCGCCATGGGCCTGCCCCAGATGATCGGCCTGATGATCGCCGACGGCATCGGCAGCGCGGGGTTCAAGGTCCGTAACGTCGAAATACTGAACCGCCGCCAGGTCGACAGCGCGGTGGTGTACGACATCGCGATGCGCCAGCAGGCCCGCCCGATGCCGCTCGTCGACCTCGACGGAACGCGCGCCGAACTGATGAAGCTCGGCTGGATTTCCGACGCGCGGGTATCGCGGCGGCTGCCCGACACGCTGGTGGTCGACATCGTCGAACGCGTGCCGACCGCGATCTGGCAATATCAGCACCGCCTTGCCCTGATCGACAAGGACGGGGTCGTGATCGGTCCGGTGGATGATCGCGCCATGCCCGACCTCCCCGTCGTCGTCGGCCCCGGCGCGAACCGCAGGGCCAGCCAGCTGTCGGCGCTCATGGCGAACGCGCCGTCGTTGAAGCCACTGGTCACCGCAGCCAGCTGGCAGGGCGACCGGCGCTGGGACATCATCTTTCAGTCGGGCGAGAAGCTGATGCTGCCCGAAGGCGATGCGGAAGCGGCCAAGGCACTGGTCTTCTTCGCACAGGAAGATCGCCGCGCCGGGCTTCTGGGCAAAGGGCTGGTGTCGATCGATATGCGCGATCCCAGCCGGATGGTGGCGCGCGTCTCGCGCGAGCCGGGCAGCCGCATCGAGCCGCCGGCGGCTCAGCTCAACCCGAAGTCGACGACATGA
- the murB gene encoding UDP-N-acetylmuramate dehydrogenase has protein sequence MNDGATASVASSSLPPVRGRLTAGAPLAPLLWFKSGGAAEWLFEPADVDDLAAFLAALDPAVPVMGLGLGSNMIVRDGGVPGVVVRLGKPFAKVERLDGETLRCGGGASGILVSSAARDAGIAGVEFLRSIPGTVGGFVRMNGGAYGREVKDVLVAADIVLRSGERRTLALADLGYTYRHSELPDGAIVVGATFRGEPGDPAAIQAEMDRIAAEREASQPLRSRTGGSTFKNPDGHKAWQLIDEAGCRGLRRGDAQVSEKHCNFLLNLGEASSADIEALGEEVRTKVKAKTGVTLEWEIQRVGVAE, from the coding sequence GTGAACGATGGAGCGACCGCGAGCGTAGCGTCGTCGTCCCTGCCGCCCGTGCGCGGCAGGTTGACGGCTGGCGCGCCGCTGGCGCCGCTCCTCTGGTTCAAAAGCGGCGGCGCGGCCGAGTGGCTGTTCGAGCCTGCCGATGTCGATGACCTCGCCGCTTTCCTGGCCGCGCTCGATCCGGCCGTGCCGGTGATGGGGCTGGGCCTTGGATCCAACATGATCGTACGCGACGGCGGGGTTCCCGGCGTCGTCGTGCGCCTGGGCAAGCCCTTCGCCAAGGTCGAACGGCTCGATGGTGAAACCCTCCGCTGCGGCGGTGGGGCGAGCGGCATTCTCGTCTCCTCGGCCGCGCGCGATGCCGGAATAGCCGGCGTCGAGTTCCTTCGCTCGATCCCCGGCACGGTGGGCGGCTTCGTCCGCATGAACGGCGGCGCCTATGGCCGCGAGGTCAAGGATGTGCTGGTCGCGGCGGACATCGTTCTGCGATCGGGTGAGCGCCGGACGCTGGCCCTCGCCGATCTCGGCTACACCTATCGCCACAGCGAACTGCCCGACGGCGCCATCGTCGTCGGCGCGACCTTCCGGGGTGAGCCCGGCGATCCGGCGGCGATCCAGGCCGAGATGGACCGCATCGCCGCAGAGCGCGAGGCGAGCCAGCCGCTGCGCAGCCGGACCGGCGGCTCAACCTTCAAGAATCCGGACGGGCACAAGGCCTGGCAGCTGATCGACGAAGCCGGCTGCCGCGGCCTGCGACGCGGCGACGCGCAGGTCAGCGAAAAGCACTGCAATTTCCTGCTCAACCTCGGCGAGGCCAGCTCCGCCGACATCGAGGCGCTGGGCGAAGAGGTAAGGACCAAGGTGAAGGCGAAAACAGGCGTGACCCTGGAATGGGAAATCCAGCGCGTGGGGGTGGCTGAATGA
- a CDS encoding FtsW/RodA/SpoVE family cell cycle protein produces MNVAVSFDSTATPAPLPIRRSRFGRGKRTPVARWFWEIDRVLLLLVTILIGVGLIAVAAASPAAGVRYSGNGVTVASRYYFWMQLAWTMMAVPVMLVVSALPQKAARRMALILGLFFLLCLALVPVIGSSANGATRWIAIGPAKFQPSEFLKPMFAVGMAWLLSLRARNPELPFALISVVPMGLIAVLLMKQPDFGQTVIFGAVWMVLLIVGGASIRLIGSLIGAGMGAVVTAYFFYSVATERINKFLFKQGDTYQVDRAHATLTNGGLLGTGPGAGTQKFTLPEPHTDYIFSVIGEEFGLIACIAIACLYFAIVARVCLRLMREEDDFLLLASAGLVAQFGFQALINMLVNVGLAPSKGMTLPFISYGGSSMIALSIGFGLLLAFTRENPHLKEATYTVRWTGR; encoded by the coding sequence ATGAATGTCGCAGTGTCCTTCGACTCCACGGCAACCCCCGCTCCGCTCCCCATTCGCCGGTCGCGTTTCGGCCGCGGCAAGCGCACGCCCGTCGCGCGCTGGTTCTGGGAAATCGACCGCGTCCTGCTGCTCCTCGTCACCATCCTGATCGGCGTCGGGCTCATCGCGGTCGCAGCGGCCTCGCCTGCCGCCGGCGTGCGTTATTCGGGCAATGGCGTCACCGTGGCATCGCGCTATTATTTCTGGATGCAGCTTGCCTGGACGATGATGGCGGTGCCGGTGATGCTCGTCGTGTCCGCCCTGCCGCAGAAAGCAGCGCGGCGCATGGCGCTGATCCTCGGCCTCTTCTTCCTCCTCTGCCTTGCATTGGTCCCGGTGATCGGCAGCAGCGCGAACGGCGCCACCCGCTGGATCGCCATCGGCCCCGCCAAATTCCAGCCGTCCGAGTTCCTCAAGCCGATGTTCGCGGTCGGCATGGCCTGGCTGCTGTCGCTGCGCGCGCGCAATCCCGAGCTGCCCTTCGCGCTGATCTCGGTCGTTCCCATGGGATTGATCGCAGTGCTTCTGATGAAGCAGCCCGACTTCGGCCAGACGGTCATCTTCGGCGCGGTGTGGATGGTCTTGCTGATCGTCGGCGGAGCGTCGATCCGGCTGATCGGCTCGCTGATCGGCGCCGGCATGGGCGCGGTCGTCACCGCCTATTTCTTCTATTCGGTCGCGACCGAGCGCATCAACAAATTCCTGTTCAAGCAGGGCGACACCTATCAGGTCGACCGCGCCCATGCGACGCTCACCAATGGCGGCCTGCTCGGCACCGGGCCGGGCGCCGGCACCCAGAAATTCACCCTGCCCGAGCCGCACACCGACTATATCTTCTCGGTGATCGGCGAGGAGTTCGGGCTGATCGCCTGCATCGCGATCGCCTGTCTCTACTTCGCGATCGTGGCGCGGGTCTGCCTGCGGCTGATGCGCGAGGAGGATGATTTCCTCCTGCTCGCCTCTGCCGGCCTCGTCGCGCAATTTGGCTTCCAGGCGCTGATCAACATGCTGGTCAATGTCGGCCTCGCCCCGTCCAAGGGCATGACGCTTCCGTTCATCAGCTATGGCGGCTCGTCGATGATCGCGCTGTCGATCGGCTTCGGCCTGCTCCTCGCCTTCACCCGCGAAAATCCCCATCTCAAGGAAGCGACCTACACGGTCCGGTGGACGGGACGATGA
- the murD gene encoding UDP-N-acetylmuramoyl-L-alanine--D-glutamate ligase produces MITSPAFAGKHYAVLGLARSGLATVEALLASGARVTAWDGKEDARAKVTGEVTFADPVEIDLTGYAGVVVSPGVPLNRHPIAAHAARFGVPVISDIELFAQARPSLPPHKVVGITGTNGKSTTTALIAHIVETAGVPTLVGGNIGLPILGRDPLPAGGVYVLELSSYQIDITQSLDCDVAVLTNITPDHLDRYDGFEGYAASKERLFAMQSPDRTAIIAVEDAPSAAIASRRPGVVAVRSTDVVGQQDWPALQGPHNAQNAVIAIAACRAFGIGEDAIARGLATYPGLPHRMQRVAEKKGVLFVNDSKATNATATAPALGAYPKIHWILGGLPKTDDLDDCAPYFDHVVAAYTIGQAGPMFARILREAGKPVTESETLERAVADAAAAAAPGEVVMLSPACASFDQFSDYEARGDAFRRAVEGLSL; encoded by the coding sequence GTGATCACGAGCCCCGCCTTCGCCGGAAAGCACTATGCCGTCCTCGGCCTCGCGCGCTCGGGGCTGGCAACGGTCGAGGCGCTGCTCGCCTCCGGCGCCCGGGTCACGGCCTGGGACGGTAAGGAAGACGCACGGGCGAAGGTGACGGGTGAAGTGACCTTCGCCGATCCGGTCGAGATCGACCTGACGGGCTATGCCGGCGTGGTCGTTTCCCCCGGAGTGCCGCTGAACCGGCATCCCATCGCCGCGCATGCCGCGCGCTTCGGCGTTCCCGTGATCAGCGACATCGAACTGTTCGCACAGGCCCGCCCCTCGCTACCGCCCCACAAGGTCGTCGGCATCACCGGCACCAACGGCAAGTCGACCACGACCGCGCTGATTGCGCATATCGTCGAGACCGCGGGCGTGCCGACGCTGGTGGGCGGCAATATCGGCCTGCCGATCCTGGGCCGCGATCCGCTGCCGGCAGGCGGCGTCTATGTGCTCGAGTTGTCGAGCTACCAGATCGACATCACCCAGAGCCTCGACTGCGACGTCGCGGTGCTGACCAACATCACCCCCGACCATCTCGATCGCTATGACGGGTTCGAGGGCTATGCCGCGTCGAAGGAACGGCTGTTCGCGATGCAGTCGCCCGACCGCACCGCCATCATCGCGGTCGAGGATGCCCCGAGTGCGGCGATAGCTTCGCGCCGTCCAGGCGTGGTAGCCGTCCGCTCGACCGACGTCGTGGGTCAGCAGGACTGGCCCGCGCTGCAGGGACCGCACAACGCCCAGAACGCCGTCATCGCCATCGCCGCCTGCCGCGCGTTCGGCATCGGCGAGGATGCGATCGCGCGCGGTCTCGCCACGTATCCCGGCCTGCCACACCGCATGCAGCGCGTGGCCGAGAAGAAGGGCGTTCTGTTCGTCAACGACAGCAAGGCGACCAACGCGACTGCCACCGCGCCGGCGCTCGGGGCCTATCCAAAGATTCACTGGATCCTCGGCGGCCTGCCCAAGACCGACGATCTCGACGACTGCGCGCCCTATTTCGACCATGTCGTGGCCGCCTATACGATTGGGCAGGCCGGACCGATGTTCGCGCGCATCCTGCGCGAGGCGGGCAAGCCGGTGACCGAAAGCGAGACGCTGGAGCGTGCGGTGGCGGATGCCGCAGCGGCAGCCGCTCCGGGCGAAGTGGTGATGCTATCGCCGGCCTGCGCATCGTTCGACCAGTTCAGCGATTATGAGGCGCGCGGGGATGCTTTCCGTCGCGCGGTGGAGGGGCTTTCGCTATGA